A section of the Deinococcus multiflagellatus genome encodes:
- a CDS encoding GNAT family N-acetyltransferase: MTAPTIRRLTLADAPAYRAARLAALRADPEAFVTTAEQFAAWPAERLAERLAPDAPGVTLGAFLNGDLVGLLTLMREEPPTQAHRVNIFSVSVAPAARGQGVGEALVRAAMDHAHTWPGVTSLHLTVMDTQHAARRLYERCGFRVWGTQPDAVRRNGRVHEEHWMWLPL, encoded by the coding sequence ATGACCGCCCCCACCATTCGCCGCCTGACCCTGGCCGATGCCCCCGCCTACCGTGCGGCTCGTCTCGCCGCCCTGCGCGCCGACCCCGAGGCCTTTGTGACCACCGCCGAGCAGTTCGCCGCGTGGCCGGCTGAACGGCTGGCCGAGCGCCTCGCCCCCGACGCCCCCGGCGTGACCCTGGGCGCCTTCCTGAACGGCGACCTCGTGGGCCTGCTGACCCTGATGCGCGAGGAGCCCCCAACCCAGGCGCACCGCGTGAACATCTTCAGCGTGTCGGTGGCCCCAGCGGCGCGCGGGCAGGGCGTGGGCGAGGCGCTGGTAAGGGCCGCCATGGACCACGCCCACACTTGGCCCGGCGTGACTTCACTTCACCTCACCGTCATGGACACCCAGCACGCCGCCCGGCGCCTGTACGAACGCTGCGGCTTTCGCGTGTGGGGCACCCAGCCGGACGCGGTGCGCCGGAACGGGCGGGTACATGAGGAGCATT
- a CDS encoding 5-formyltetrahydrofolate cyclo-ligase encodes MLTAGAYREQVWDELQARRACAYPLPPHGHCPNFTHARKAAAQLLAHPQVAALHTLIVGPERALYPLRTLALKAGKTLYVPHQKKEGWAWHLTDPRGARLSAMPTYGEPKLTTEGAQAAVLACVAADPQGGRLGKGFGWGARGLGLGLPEYTLAHPLMLPAQLPCPPDSRVALIGTPGGVVECTPV; translated from the coding sequence ATGCTGACCGCTGGGGCCTACCGCGAGCAGGTGTGGGACGAGTTGCAAGCCCGCCGCGCCTGCGCCTACCCGCTGCCGCCGCACGGGCACTGCCCGAACTTTACCCACGCCCGCAAGGCCGCCGCCCAGCTGCTGGCCCACCCGCAGGTGGCGGCCCTGCACACCCTGATCGTGGGCCCGGAGCGCGCCCTGTACCCGCTGCGCACCCTGGCGCTGAAGGCGGGCAAGACGCTGTATGTGCCCCACCAGAAAAAAGAGGGCTGGGCCTGGCACCTGACCGACCCCCGGGGCGCGCGCCTGAGCGCCATGCCCACGTACGGCGAGCCGAAGCTGACCACCGAAGGCGCTCAGGCTGCCGTGCTGGCCTGCGTGGCCGCCGACCCCCAGGGCGGGCGGCTGGGCAAGGGCTTTGGCTGGGGCGCGCGCGGCCTGGGGCTGGGCCTGCCGGAGTACACGCTGGCCCACCCGCTGATGCTGCCCGCGCAGTTGCCCTGCCCACCGGATTCCCGGGTGGCGCTGATCGGCACGCCCGGCGGCGTGGTGGAGTGTACCCCGGTCTGA
- a CDS encoding carbon-nitrogen hydrolase family protein, with amino-acid sequence MTAQGLVVRVAAAAYPVDFLEGWTAYEAKLSRWVGEAAAQGAQLLVFPEYSPLELISLLPRALHHDVLGMRPALQAFLPEFLALHARLARQHGVGIVAGSYPVAQGEGFVNRAYVFGPDGTQTHQDKLLMTRFEAEEWAIAPGEGVRVFDLPLPGWTLRFGIAICYDSEFPTLARQLAEAGAELLVVPSFTGSRAGYTRVRVGSMARALENQCYALHAPLIAHAPWTYAVEDAHGAAGIYAPADNGLPADGVVAQRGWNETGWLVADLDLALTRHVRADGHVLNWRDRQIGQSRPGPAEVVPLAAEVPA; translated from the coding sequence ATGACGGCACAGGGCTTGGTGGTGCGGGTGGCGGCGGCGGCGTACCCGGTGGATTTTCTGGAGGGCTGGACGGCCTACGAGGCCAAGCTCTCGCGTTGGGTGGGCGAGGCGGCGGCCCAGGGCGCGCAGCTCCTCGTCTTTCCCGAGTACAGCCCGCTGGAACTGATCAGCCTGCTGCCCCGTGCCCTGCACCACGACGTGCTGGGCATGCGCCCGGCGCTGCAGGCCTTTCTGCCCGAGTTCCTGGCCCTGCACGCCCGGCTGGCCCGCCAGCACGGCGTGGGGATCGTGGCGGGCAGCTATCCGGTGGCCCAGGGCGAGGGCTTTGTGAACCGCGCCTACGTGTTTGGCCCCGACGGCACCCAGACCCACCAGGACAAGCTGCTGATGACCCGCTTTGAGGCCGAGGAATGGGCCATTGCCCCCGGCGAAGGCGTGCGTGTGTTTGACCTGCCGCTGCCCGGCTGGACGCTGCGCTTTGGCATTGCCATCTGCTACGACAGCGAGTTCCCCACCCTGGCCCGCCAACTGGCTGAAGCCGGCGCGGAACTGCTGGTGGTGCCGTCGTTCACCGGCAGCCGCGCCGGGTACACGCGCGTGCGGGTGGGCAGCATGGCCCGCGCGCTGGAAAACCAGTGCTACGCCCTGCACGCGCCCCTGATTGCCCATGCCCCCTGGACCTACGCGGTGGAAGACGCCCACGGCGCCGCCGGCATTTACGCCCCCGCCGACAACGGCCTGCCCGCCGACGGCGTGGTGGCGCAGCGCGGCTGGAACGAGACCGGCTGGCTGGTGGCCGACCTGGACTTGGCCCTGACCCGCCATGTGCGCGCCGACGGCCACGTATTGAACTGGCGCGACCGGCAAATAGGCCAGAGCCGCCCCGGCCCCGCCGAGGTGGTCCCCCTGGCGGCCGAGGTGCCCGCATGA